The Quercus lobata isolate SW786 chromosome 4, ValleyOak3.0 Primary Assembly, whole genome shotgun sequence genome segment CTATTATGCCTCTGCCCACCCGCTTCCTTCTCAAAGAAGGAACGTGATGGAGATAAGACACCCATGATCTGATCATGtccatttttttactattaataatGGCACTTGTATTAATAATCATATCTTGGGGAGTGGAAGTGCTAGTGATACAATGAAATtaacttaatattaaaaaatgcataattttggttagattatttaaaacatataaaattacaatataCTCTCTCCTTatgctttttccctttttaatattaaataaatctctttctcaaaaaaaaaaatttaaataaatcttTTTCCCCTCTTTATCAATGCACTTTATCAGCAAACTTGCGAATTAAGTTCTTatattctttctcaaaaaaaaaaaaaaaaaagttcttatatTGGTCCCCCTCAAAAAAGAAGATGTTCTTATATTGGTCCCATAAGAATATGTCAAACATTAAAATTCAACATCACTAACATTTATACAAGTACACAGCCACATCAAATCAACGTTTTTCTTCTGTTAATGCATGCTTTGCCTTAATCAATTCCATTCAATTaattctaaaaagaaaacaaaaatccattCAATTGAATTTGGGATTGGGATTGGGATTGGCTCAAAGTTGTTAATAAATATACACTATGAATCTATTTTTGGTACCAGTCGAACTTCCTTCTCATCATATTGGCGAGCCACAGTCGTCTCTGGTGTATAGGAAAGTTCTTAAAACCAACaagtaatttataaatttctatCCAAAAGAAAAGTTATAAAATCTTTTGgtctcaaattaaaaaagaattaggACCATACCTTTCCTTTGTCCAAACTCCAACACAGGATTTAATCATTTACTTAAAATAGTAATCTTTATAGTGAGTGACCATTATTGTTAcaaataactagtcgctaacccgtacGATGCACgagatagttaaataaaattgagttaaaaatgaaggaaaataaataatttagttcAAAATAAAGGTTCAGctaaaaaattggtaaaaaatacaattattttttactttctttgaaATTGAACAAAGTAATGCAAATTCAGAACCAATAAcccaaaaccaaagaaaaaaaatagaagaatctTCAACCTCTAGAGGAAGAAGCCCAAGTTTGAAAAACCCCACTAAAGTATTCGATTTGTACCACAATAAGAcatagaaataataaatatatcagtaagtatatgaaaaattgacaatcacaatcaaattcaaaagtcAAATGGAAGGACATGTCAATCTCACTATCTATAGGACTGTTTCTATAAAGAAAAATGCAGATTTTAGTTTACTGTGTAGtattagagaaacaaaaaagaaaaatagttctTGACAATATCTGAGGACCTTAAACAAACATAAATTATGAACATTCTTTATTAacagaaataatttttatttcaaaaaattgcaTACCCAAACCTTAGCCTAAactaaaacaaattcaaatgaaagaCAATATTAAAAACCCCAACAACTTGAAACTGAAACAAACCATAATTGAAGgaaatattagaaaaagaaattaatacctTTGCATTGATGAAATTAGAATCTCTACATTGTGAAAGATTCCACTTCATCTCTACAAAGAAACTGAATTATTTAAATCCAAAAgagacaaattttttaaaaaaaatttattaacaaaaatatttaataaaaattgtcacATATCAGAATCCTATTTTCTAAGCCCTAATTTCTGAATTTAAATCTAGAACCAAAGCCAACTGTAATTGTAAAATGAACACAAACACTCATGTGAAAATACACATACACTAAAAAAGATCcaatgttttatgttttggggtGTATTGTTTTTCTTACTATCtctgtttttgcttttaatacatatacactCACTTTGTGTTAGAAGCTTCCACTGCccattttagaaaaagaaattaatacctTTGCATTGATGAAATTAGAATCTCTACATTGTGAAAGATTCCACTTCATCTCTACAAAGAAACTGAATTATTTAAATCCAAAAgagacaaattttttaaaaaaaatttattaacaaaaatatttaataaaaattgtcacATATCAGAATCCTATTTTCTAAGCCCTAATTTCTGAATTTAAATCTAGAACCAAAGCCAACTGTAATTGTAAAATGAACACAAACACTCATGTGAAAATACACATACACTAAAAAAGATCcaatgttttatgttttggggtGTATTGTTTTTCTTACTATCtctgtttttgcttttaatacatatacactCACTTTGTGTTAGAAGCTTCCACTGCCCATTTTAGCACTACCCCAAATTCTCACCTACATGCTctatatgccttttttttttttttttttgcttttgcttctttatattttaaagtttttgtaaCAAATATTCAAGTCATTGGGTTCACACATTATTTCAGCTTACTTAACTTTTAATTTCTcacaaaccaaaaacacaatAAGTAAATAAAGTAAGTAAGatctgtattttcttctttacaCGACATTCAAAGCAACCATTAAAAATGGTTTGTAGACAACTatctgaaaaaataaataaataaataaaaataataccctAGGACTCCTTTCACATATTCTTAGAGATTAAAATTACACAGTATAGGATCTCATCAACTGTTATGTTATTTCCAAGTAATGCAGAATAGATTCACAACAATAGAATTTCCCACCAAAGCAATtcagttttatttctttgaagagacaaaaacacaaaccataATAAGAAATGaatgtgctaaaaaaaaaaaaaaaaaagcaactggTGACAAAATTTAAATCTATTAGAATTGAACCAAAAGACAGAGCTCCAATTTAAAACCACAGGAATCAAAACAATCATCCACACCACACCACAGCAAAGCAATTCATTGTTATTTCTAATTGAACAAACAATTACAATGTCTGCACCTCTTCTAAGCATGTCCTACCTGGATTCCAAAAGATAAGTTGCAAAACAATATGGCTTTGAACATATACATTCCAAGTTAATTCCAATCGATTAGTGGGCATGGTTGCCTAAGCCAGAAGTACAATTTCACCACAATTAATTGGGTATTAATCCCACCTATAgcttatttcataaattaaaacctCCCTTAAGCATAAAAATAAGACacagaaaagaaaaacgatAAGAAggaaagtataaaaataaaacaacctaGGAAAAGTACTATGGCTTTGTAAAATACTGacttttacattttattttggaagtaaAATGGAACAGTTTGTGGCAAGATACAATGTTTTGGATGAAAGTTGACCCACAAGTCTCTAATTTGCCAAAGCACACTCCATTAAACCCGTGAATTACAAGAACAGTGCAGAGATATAGATAAGACTAAAAGAGTCCACATCCGTTTCAATTTTCTAGGgcttttctctcactttctctccctctctctttgtTTCTCAATTAATCAATTATATCTCTGTCAAAGACCTAAACTCTCAAACCAATAATAAAGATTCAATTTTGAATGTGTGTTTATCTTCCTTATAATctcagaaactaagttatgtgtTCAAAACGAAGCAGCAAACCATTACTACCAATCCATATAACAAAATGTAATAAGGGAAACAAAAGCCATCAAGCAAAAGAAATAAGAATGGAGCACAAAAAGAATTGAGATTTAGAGATACCTAAACCGAAGTAGCCACATTCTGTCAATATTTATACACTGTGAGGAGAGGAAGACAGGAAGGAAGGAACTCAGATAGGCTGCCGTTACTGTGAAACCGTAGAGCAAGAAGGTGAGGAGATTTCAACGGTTTCAAATGGTATCAAATTTTCCTGGCCTTCACGGTTTCAGAATCTTTGTTTTGAGTAGCATGCCAGTATGACgttatatttttcaaactcTTTGTTTTCTCACACAAAACCCTTCCACGTTAAATTTTTCAAACTCTTTGTTTTCTCACGCAAACCCCTTTAGGGTTCCACCTTCCacgatttctttttctttttttttcctttaagctgAAATGGCCttgggttgggcttgatagtggaagtaaatagaTAAGAAGTGGGCTGAGatttattatatagatttattatagggcTGAGATTTATTATGCAGAGTTactattattttgaaatttgtaaaaactattttcaaattgtaggacaaaataaaaaaaataataataaaaattggaatgACATGGCCACTGACGTAGTGCAACATGAGTGCAACAACATTAAACGCTTCaacttttaataatatatagatatagataagacaaaataaaaggagggacgggaaaaagaaataagaagaagataaattatattttaaaccaaATACCTTATAAATTAGGGGTCAtataaacctttttttaaaagagaatttcaacctatgatgtCTGCTTTTGATGATAACTCTTCATTGTTAGACCAATAAATTAAACCAAGCAGTTTTTTGTGTAGGCTAAGATTGAACTCCAaatatcttatttaattatcaaaaactttaccaattaagttaactaaaacccacaagAGTCATATAAACTTAAATCTCGAACTTCCAAAAGTTTCAAATCAAagtctatatttttaaaaacatgtaaGGCTGTAATTTAAAACCTTCGAAGTTATGGGTCCAAAttggaaataataataataataatgtgtaaaatataatttatttattatttactaaGTCAACCAAACCAAGTTTTAATTGAGTCTTAATTTCTATGGGCTCCAATGCATGCTGAAGATGGACAActaaaattcaatatttataattaaggATGGAATTGAATTGTCTAGCTTGGCAAAAGAGAGAGTGTGCCCCCACAGACTGTGATTCTGAAAATTGACAACTAAAATTCAATATTGATAATTAGGGATGGAATTGAATTGCCTAGCTTGGCAGAAGAGAGAGTGTGCCACTAGAGACTGTGAGTGATCGCATGAAGAATCGGTTCATGTATAAGcattttctctcaaaatcataatttttcgCTTCTAAGTTTTGTTTGATGTGAGAGACTATGTCCCCCACCTATTTGTTTCTATCAAGGCCAACCAGTGTGAACGAATGGGGTCATGTTGGTGCCTCTCAAAATAACGGTttgattaaatatatttttccaataaattgAGGGTTTTATATGGAGTTgtcacttattttattaaaaaggaaacaaaataaagagaacCATGTGATGCAATGTTATTTATTACATGGATTTCTTTCTCCCCTTATCCTCTTCCATTTTCTTTACCTTTCATACTCTCAAACTTTTGGTTTAAGGTTGGTTACTCTCATTGATGCTAACCCTTATTGATTTTCTTGATCCCTCTCAATCTtccaatattttcaatttcacGCCATCATCAAAGTTGCAATTGTTGAAATCAATGAGACCAACTAAACCTAGTTCTTATACTTGGGTCGACATTCCCATTGATCTTTGTGGGAATGAGTTCCTACTTCCTTTGATACCCATACATATTTACGCTAAGTGATGGGTTTAGGTGCAACTTGAGTTTGACCAATTTGTGATCACCTATACCATAAtcatccttttaaaaaaaaatatatatatatatatatatattaaaaaaatgaaagggcAATAttgtacaattaaaaaaataaaataataataaagttttgaGTAACTAACTAACAACAGCAACATGTTGAAGTTAAAGACATGAAAATGATAATATGGAAAGTCTAAAATATAAAACCGAAAACTGCTCTACTATAAGATTTTGGTAAAATCTAAAAACTATAAATGATTCAGTATGTGACAAAGAAAAAACTTGTCcagttgagatttttttttttttttttacaagatagaatttctactctaatctaatctaagtgcatatgtgtgtgaagctcccttctAGAGACTTCAACCCCGaaccttgccccccacacccaacaagcatttatacttgtggaatgaccatcgcaccaagagtGCGCGGTGGTTGtccaattgaaatttgaaaattaattgatttgtaAATTTGTGAAAGCCCATTAAGGCATTAACACAATAACAACAGGTATCCCCTTCTCGCCCCATCATctcatttccatttttctttttcgttcTTTCTCATTCATTCACATTCTCCATTTCCTTAAGTCTTGGATAGATCACTTAATTTTAGTGGAATTTCTTAAGTCTTGGAACAACTGGACTTACTTTAATGGTTAAATGTGTACATAGAGGGCTCCTAGACTTCTAGTTTTCTAAAAGTGAATGAACAGTAGGATTAGGAAATGGTTCATAAGCAGGCTTACAGAATATACATGTATTTGTGTAAATATTGATAAATAGATAGGAAAACAAGTTTGTGAGCTAAACATCCTTGAAAATAAACATGTTTTAAAACACCTTGCCATGCCTATTTTGGGTACACGTTCAATTTGAATATACTTTAATGTTTTTTGGTAGGTGTTTTTCAACGGCTGAGTTTTGGGAGGGAGGGCCTATGAAGAAAATCCAAAGTGGAAGGCATTGAGAAGTGATTAGGTCATTCACAACTTGCTTGGGTTTCATTGTGTGATTGGATTTTAGGACTTACACATGGGACCATcacatgaatttaattaaagcaAACTTTAAGTTCACCAATCACAAAGGGATACTTAATCATGTTGTAGATTTGGGTATCTCTAAACTTTCTCTTACTAGAAACAATGAAGAAAATATATAGATTATTCCAAGTTGGCCTTGCGTTGAGCCCAACTTTTTCTTTACAAAGTGTTTACTGTTCTGCTTTGTCGTCCTACCTTTCCCCTTGGAAGTTCTATTTGGTGCttttataacatgcatattttcttttggagaaCTTAAGATTTAAGAATACTATATGCATGTGAAATGAGTAGATCGTGAAAGTTGGTAGGGCCACATGATTTGGTGTTTATATGAAAAACGATATCTCATCATGTGCAGAAAGACCTCTTTTTGAAGCCTTTCTCATAGAGACTTGGTAATGTCACTGGATCACATTGCTTCATAGCacttcaaaaattatatattatatgcttcatagaacttcaaaaaaatttcaaatttgtacTACATACTAATTAAAGAATTAAGCTGAGTCATCAGTCCTGCCCATATATGAGCTCTCTTATTTGTaaattatttccaaataaaccaaattagcaacctaaaaatttaatttcaataagaacTTAAAGTAGTCTTCCAAATTGAATCATTAGGACTAAAAACTTTTAACAAAAGATCACCAAAATAGAGATAAGGCAGTGATAtagttgattttctttattaaacTGGCATTAGAATTTAGATGCAGATTTTTCATTATTACAAAAATAGAAAACGGGCATAATCACAAAAAAGAAGCATAATTGTACTACTACTAGCTCCTACttctacaaaaaatttcacttatAAAAAAGATTGCTAAAGAGTTGCTTTATCCTTGTTTCCTATTATTGCTGCCAGTGCTTATGGTTTCCATTACCTTTTTCCACGAGCTAGTAATGTTGGAAGATTTGTCTATCGTTTACAATGCCTTGGGCTTTATCTCAAGTTGTAAGTGGGATGGGGGTTTGTAAGTCTTAAGATCAAATCTTGCTAAGAAACAAGGAGATCAATTGTTGACAAATCTCAATACTTGTTAAGGCATTCATGAAATGCAGATTAGctctttaatttatatataagattCAGTTATTTACATGTTactattttggaatttttttgaaaaggttaAGATGTACGTACTAATTTTTTCACATATAACCCCCCCTTCTTCCAAAAAGACCCTGCAAGCtgcaacattttcttttttcgttGTTGTGTATCTAGCTCATGTTGTAGGAAACATAATTTTCCCCAGTGCATTTATAGTAGTGCAATTCTTTGCTAGAAGTGACTGTTCTGCTTTAAATATTACTTTCCACTTGAACATTTTATGAACCCAGCATAAAGTGATGGGAGCGTAAGAAAAATCTGGATTTGCTGGATACATCCATTTTTAACATGCACTCATAATTATTCTCTATGGAATATGGAATATACTGCAAGTGCACTGACCAGCTTCAATGCCTTCAGGCCGAAGAATTTTCTTCACGTATTCAGAAAATTGCTAGCCAAGGTTCTGCTGCAGATCGCGAACTGATGggtccaaagttctggaagtcCTGATATCTGGAATTGTAAACTACCTCGCTCCATGAGATAATTTTCCCTGGAAGTGGAAGTGGGCTAAAGTAGAACACTACAGTAAAGGAGGAAACTTCGTGGAACTTCCCTGAACTCTCTAAAGTTAGTCACCATTACTGTCCGCTTCTCTataacattttctattttctcagAACTGTGAACTGTACAAAAAGTTTTATCTGCGACTAATCGTTTGAGGCTCTTCATCTACTCAACTTTGACATTGTAATCCGCAACCTCAAGGtcctctcttttcctcttatgCAATGCTTATACAAATTTTACGTTCCTTTCATTTTCCATCAATTTTCTCATCATTGGAATAGAAATTGAACTCAAACtaaatacaaattaaataagggaaaaaaaaaaaaaaaaaaaaaaaaaaaaaacagagaattCACACAAAGCATTATTGCATAAGAGAGGAGAGGACCTTGAGGAGGTGGATCGCTTTGTCGTGGTTGAGGAGATGAAGAGGTTCAAACAATTGGTCTTTCCGTGTGCTCAGTTTATACatgaaaagggaaaataagAGACATATTGTATGTTGAACAGGAAAACTATGTTGGCattgaggaaaagagagaacttGATAGAGAACTTGAGGACACTAACGGTGACAACTTTAACCAAAATCTGGGGTTCTGTTCTCTCGTAAAATCCAGAATTTGTTTCCGTTTGGATCGTCTAATTGAGCTTTCTTTGATTTCCTCGCACctacactaataaaaaaaatatcaaaattatgactttttttttaaggctaTTAATGATTTCATCACGAAAAAATCTctaaatattactaaaaaaaaaaaaaatacatatatcaTCTGACTTTTAAACTTATACTAGCTGTTGATCAGTGTTTCCCACGGCTTtgtaaatatttaagttttgccAAAGATTATTATCTGATGAGGCAACCATTTTCAAGCATGTGAGAGACACATGCGTGTGTGGTGTGGattctaaattttctaatgaATCAAAATCTTCTGGTGGTGATGGGATGAATATGCATGCAttgggtttttcctttttcatttattttaggtAAGCGAAATAAGCACAAGATTTTGATTCCTAACACATATACCAATCCTCAAACCTCCCATCATGTCCAAGTCACAAAACCCCATCATCTGTTTCAAAGGAATAAACCGTAGTATATCTAAATAAAACTTAGAAACAGaaccacaatatatatacagAAAGTATATTCCATGAAAATTTATAACTGAAGTAAAAAATTAGAAGATAAATTAGGGAAGaggaaaaacaatttgttgtgGATATTTTAGTTCGTGGAGGGAAATAAAAGACATGGATGTGTGCAAGCGAAGTAATTGCAGCAATTGGTTGTTGTGAAGCTCTAAAACCTCTTAATAATAGAACAACTTCTTATTTTGTACTATTTGTTTTTGTGCGTGGGCAATGCTCTCAAAAGCACAATTCCAACGATTTCTTTTATCCTAACTACCACGACTGGCTATTCTGAATGCCTTACTCTTGtctttgctttttttggtttctttaaaGGCAGCACATGGGATGAACTTAATTAGAACTATATGAAAGTAGTTAACTCCCCCATtaagaaaagggaagaaagattAAATTCCAGATGACTAGTAAAGTTTTGTTTACACTTTATTAAATTCtagagaaatttttatttttggggatTAAGATTGTAGTGGAAATTTGATGACAATTACTCTTACACATTCTGGAATTTGTTTTTGGCATTTAGCCTGATTTTActaacaatttcattagttgacaagaaaaccaaacatatttattaaataacaTCTCAAGTCTgtgagaagaagaaagagagaatccCTGCAAAGAAGCACCAAAGGATCAAATTTGCAGATTTGGAGAGAAGTAGCTTCGGCCTCCAATGCCCAATTTGGGCTTGATCtaaagagaagaaggaaggaTCGGTGGTAAACTTGAGTTTTTCACTTAGTTTTCTTTAAGGAAGAGACTCGAGTTCCTTCATTGATCTTGAGTCTCATAAACTCAAAAATACTACTTAACAAACATGTTTACAAAACTTGTTGACTGACAAAATTGTTTCCAAATTCAGGCTAAATGCCAAAAATCCCCCACATTGTATATATGTATAACCATCGTACTAAAGGTGTGCGGTAGTGACTAGCATTGAAATTCTGTTTATATTACTTTATGGCAAACTATTCAGAATCAAGATGCTATCATGATGTGACACACATAAATGCTTAGTGGAATCTAGAAACTTTATAACTAATACTATCAAAGTTGTGACTCACatcagaaagaaagaaaagggataaagcaaaagaagaaagaaacgaAGAAATGAAGTTTCAGACTAAACGACACCAGTGCAGTATGTTTGTTGTAGTTCTGTGCTTTTAGTGCCTAAAGCTACCTGTAGTTTATAATGTATTTAAGTAGGATGTGTTCACACGTGGAGTAACTAACCAAACACACGTGCTATAACTGTCCCCGTGTAATTTGggatatttttctttgctctgtttttgtatttagtCACAGAGATCGTACAGATTCATTCAGTTAGTTGAAATCAATATTTCttcaacttcaattctttctctctagCACTCtgtttcttcttcaagattctTGTGCTTTCTTATATACCTCCCTGTTGATCAAATAATGTGGTTTATTCTTGCGCTCTTCTGCTGAAGTTATGGTGATTCAAGCATTTTGGGCTCGAACCACAACCACAATCAGGAGGATCACAACAGAGAGAAGCAATGATGATCTAACTTTTTCCTCCTTCTGCTCCTTGTTTCCTTCTGTGGGATTGTTCCTCTTAGGAGGTTGAAATAGCTCGTTCACTAGAGACAAAAATTTCTCAATGAGCTCTATATTTGTTGCTCTTGTGGCACCCAAAATCCCCATCAATATGCGTGAATTGATAGATTCATGAAAATTAATAGATGCAATGTAAGTACTAAGTTTGTTGGTTTCAGTCTATTGACTAGGCTGTCCCACATAAAGTACAGCTGTTGCCTGCTTCATAGTTCATAATTAGGTTGGATTCAGGTAGATGGTTTAAGGTTATGTTTGCAGAAGcctactttttattaaaaaatttctagattCTGGTTGTGTATATATTGCTATCTCTCTGTCCATCCCCATTCTAATATATCAAtgtcattgtatatttttttggggtgtGGAATACAGGTGTGAACAGTGAATTTATAGAGAGGGAATTAGAGTAGATGACAGAACAGATCAAATCACTTATTCAGACCCTAAATGCCAACCAGGTAAATACTTTGAGTTCAATGTTTCCACTCCTTGACAAGTTTTTTCTTAAAGATGCAAACGAGTGATACCTACCTTAAGATTTCATTTAGGGAGGAGAACTTGAGGCAGTTGATGGGATGACACCTTTAGATGTAGTTGTCCGGATTTTAAACAATCAACTAAGTTATTTAATGTGTGTTGATGAGAAGGTTAGTATCCTATGTTGTATTATCTCATGGCAGTAGCTGCACTTGGCAGTTTTGATTGGTAATTATTATgtgtagaaatgaaaaaaagattgCTAAAGAGTTGTTTATCCTTGTTTCCTATTATTGCTGCAAGTGTTTATGGTTTCCATTACCTTGTTCCACGAGCTTGTAATGTTGGAAGATTTGTCTATCGTGTACAAAACCTTGGGCTTTAGCTCAAGTTGTAAGTGGGATGGGGGTCGGTAGGTCTTAAGATCAAATCTCAATACTTGTTAAGGCTTTCATGAAATGTAGATTagctcttttatatataaaattcagTTATTTACATGTAagtgttttggaattttttcgAAAAGTTTAAGATATACGTACTAATTTCTTCACATGTAACCCCCCTTCTTCCAAACGACCTGCAAgctgcaacatttttttttctttgttgtgtaTCTAGCTTATGTTGTGGGAAACATAATTTTCCACAGTGCATTTGTAGTAGTACTCTGGCAATTCTTTGTGCTAGGCGTTACTGTTCTGCTTTAAATATTACTTTTCACATGAACATTTTATAAACGCCAGCATAAAGTGATGGGAAAGTAAGAAAAAACTGGATTGCTGGATACATCCATTTTTCACATGCATTTATAATTATTCTCTATGGAATATATTGCAAGTGCACTGACCATCTTCAATGCCTTCAGGCCGAAGAATTTTCTTCTCGTATTCAGAGGATTGCTAGCCAAGTTTCTGCTGCAGATTGCGAACTGATGGGTCCAAAGTTCTGAAAGTCCTGATATCTGGAATTGTAATCtacctcaaatttttttattttttcaaaatcagcTTGTGCTGTCAAGATTAGTAAATGAAGGCAGAGGAAAAGGTTTCATTATACCTGTGTTTTTTATGCATTAAATGCATTTGTAGTGTCTATTGATGTTTTTCATTTGTAGGAATAGATATTCTCTCTAATAGCATTTTGAGAATCTCTAGCAGTGAAATTAGGTTGTAAATGGTGATTGTAGCCATCTGATAAATATGTTCTTGATCAAATCCACAGGTGAAAGATGTGATTACGCTAGCATCCATCCTTAAGTGGCTGGGTGCCACGGGCTCATTatgttggtttttttctttaacttacGTTATATTAATATGCTTGAAATCTTCAAGCTCAATAGATTTTAGGTCTATTGAGCTACACAATGGGACTTAACTTAATGGTTAGATGTGTACAGAAAGGGCTTCTAATTTAGAGGTTTGATGGGCATGACAAGACAATGATTCTCCGTAAGTGAATGAACAGTAGGATTAGGAAATGGTTCGTAAGCAGGCTTAGAGAATAAGAATGTATTTGTGTAAATATTGATAAATAGAAAGGAAAACAAGTTTGTGAGCTAAACATCCCTGAAAATAAACGTGTTTTAAAACATCTTGCCACGCCTATTTTGGGTACACATTGAAGTACAATTTGAATATATGAAGAGAATCCACACATGCATGTGTCTCACAAGTTTGAAAATAATTGCCCCATCAGATAATCTATTCGAAAAATGGGACATGGTTAAcgcaaaaatgaaaaagagctCCGAAAGTGCATAGAATTTACCTCTCCATGGAGAAATTATTAGCCACAACAGAGGACTACGTGGATGTGCTGACTGGTCCTCCCAGCCAATGTTGAATTGCCATTTGGAGAAATAGCTGATGTCAGCTTTAACCACACAATAAACTTAAACTTGATT includes the following:
- the LOC115984294 gene encoding nuclear pore complex protein NUP62-like isoform X2, producing MDAMYEQSEFIEKELEQMTEQIKSIIQTPNANQGGELEAVDGMTPLDVVVRILNNQLSYLMCVDEKAEEFSSRIQRIASQVSAADCELMGPKF
- the LOC115984294 gene encoding nuclear pore complex protein NUP62-like isoform X3, encoding MTEQIKSLIQTLNANQGGELEAVDGMTPLDVVVRILNNQLSYLMCVDEKAEEFSSRIQRIASQVSAADCELMGPKF
- the LOC115984294 gene encoding nuclear pore complex protein NUP62-like isoform X1, translating into MSFYVFLGVEYRYEQSEFIEKELEQMTEQIKSIIQTPNANQGGELEAVDGMTPLDVVVRILNNQLSYLMCVDEKAEEFSSRIQRIASQVSAADCELMGPKF